From Acidisarcina polymorpha, one genomic window encodes:
- a CDS encoding AraC family transcriptional regulator, which produces MIKIQTARPRAELEEFVRVFAQRDVVCVGEKLRQRDIAQLEHILSFDFGDLATIHYTNGQSKLVPRIHVVGSQTTATSNAQFFGHHDGFGIFLKPLACWQLFRIPPAEFANENGHGSDLVGNGIDTLWLRLAERNTFQERIQVAEDYLLPFARNALKKTLILETAQHTYRRRGAVGIQDLAHYSSLSLRQYERRFVTEVGFTPKLFARITRFQTAVDIKRMHPQRSWMSVAHQLGYFDQMHMVHDFHSLAGSGPTELFRQTGDYRPWSLASPSKPYLLSE; this is translated from the coding sequence GTGATCAAAATCCAGACGGCAAGGCCCCGCGCCGAACTCGAAGAATTCGTCCGCGTATTCGCACAACGTGACGTCGTCTGCGTGGGCGAGAAACTCCGACAACGCGACATCGCGCAGCTCGAGCACATTCTGTCATTTGACTTCGGCGATTTGGCGACCATCCATTACACAAACGGTCAAAGCAAGCTTGTACCGCGAATTCACGTCGTCGGATCGCAGACCACCGCTACAAGCAACGCCCAATTCTTCGGCCATCACGATGGATTTGGAATATTCCTTAAACCTCTAGCTTGCTGGCAGCTCTTCAGAATTCCACCAGCAGAGTTTGCGAATGAAAACGGGCACGGATCAGACCTTGTCGGAAACGGGATAGATACCCTTTGGCTGCGTCTGGCTGAAAGAAACACCTTTCAGGAACGCATCCAGGTGGCTGAGGATTACTTATTGCCTTTTGCGCGCAACGCTCTGAAGAAGACCTTAATTCTGGAAACAGCGCAACACACCTATCGTCGCAGGGGCGCGGTGGGAATTCAGGATCTTGCCCACTATAGCTCGCTCAGCCTTCGCCAATACGAACGTAGATTCGTGACCGAGGTGGGATTTACTCCTAAGCTCTTCGCCAGGATCACTCGTTTTCAAACAGCAGTCGACATCAAACGGATGCATCCTCAACGTTCATGGATGAGCGTCGCCCATCAACTCGGCTACTTTGATCAGATGCACATGGTTCATGACTTTCACAGCCTTGCTGGAAGCGGACCGACAGAATTATTTCGGCAGACGGGCGACTATCGGCCATGGTCTCTTGCTTCTCCATCGAAACCGTATCTCCTCTCAGAGTGA